The genomic DNA CGACGAGTCGTACGAGATCTTCCGCCTGGACAAGGTGGAGGGCTCGGCCCGGCTCCCCTACAGCCTTAAGGTCCTGCTGGAGAATCTGCTCCGCACCGAGGACGGCGCGAACATCACCGCCGACCACATCCGCGCCCTCGGCACCTGGGACTCGCAGGCCCAGCCGTCGCAGGAGATCCAGTTCACGCCGGCCCGCGTGATCATGCAGGACTTCACCGGCGTGCCCTGCGTCGTCGACCTCGCCACCATGCGTGAGGCCGTCAAGGAGCTGGGCGGCGACCCGGCGAAGATCAACCCCCTCGCGCCGGCCGAGCTGGTCATCGACCACTCCGTCATCGCGGACAAGTTCGGCACCCACGAGGCGTTCGCGCAGAACGTCGAGCTGGAGTACGGCCGCAACCGCGAGCGCTACCAGTTCCTGCGCTGGGGCCAGACCGCGTTCGACGAGTTCAAGGTCGTCCCGCCGGGCACCGGCATCGTCCACCAGGTCAACATCGAGCACCTGGCCCGCACGGTCATGGTCCGAGGCGGCCAGGCGTACCCCGACACCCTGGTCGGCACCGACTCGCACACCACGATGGTCAACGGCCTCGGTGTGCTGGGCTGGGGCGTCGGCGGCATCGAGGCCGAGGCCGCGATGCTCGGCCAGCCGGTCTCGATGCTCATCCCGCGTGTCGTCGGTTTCAAGCTCACGGGCGAGCTGACCCCGGGCACCACCGCCACGGACCTCGTGCTGACCATCACCGAGATGCTCCGCAAGCACGGCGTGGTCGGCAAGTTCGTCGAGTTCTACGGCGAGGGCGTCGCCGCCACCTCCCTCGCGAACCGCGCCACCATCGGCAACATGTCGCCGGAGTTCGGTTCCACCGCCGCGATCTTCCCGATCGACGACGAGACCCTGAAGTACCTGCGCCTGACCGGCCGCGACGAGCAGCAGGTCGCGCTCGTCGAGTCGTACGCCAAGGAGCAGGGCCTCTGGCTGGACCCGGCCGCCGAGCCCGACTTCTCCGAGAAGCTGGAGCTGGACCTCTCGACGGTCGTCCCGTCGATCGCAGGACCGAAGCGCCCGCAGGACCGCATCGTCCTGGCGAACGCCTCCGAGCAGTTCAAGAGCGACGTGCGCAACTACGTCGCCGACGACGACGAGGCGGGCAAGGAGTCCTTCCCGGCCTCCGACTCCCCGGCCGCCAGCAACGGTGTGCCGAGCAACCCCGTCACGGTCACCGCCCCCGACGGCTCGACCTACGAGCTGGACCACGGCGCGGTGACGGTCGCGGCCATCACCTCCTGCACCAACACCTCGAACCCGTACGTCATGGTCGCCGCCGCGCTCGTCGCGAAGAAGGCCGTGGAGAAGGGTCTGACGCGGAAGCCCTGGGTCAAGACCACCCTCGCGCCCGGCTCCAAGGTCGTCACCGACTACTTCGACAAGGCGGGGCTCACCCCCTACCTCGACAAGGTCGGCTTCAACCTCGTCGGCTACGGCTGCACCACCTGCATCGGCAACTCGGGCCCGCTGCCCGAGGAGGTCTCCAAGGCCGTCAACGACCATGACCTGGCCGTCACTTCGGTGCTCTCCGGCAACCGCAACTTCGAGGGCCGGATCAACCCCGACGTCAAGATGAACTACCTGGCGTCCCCGCCGCTGGTCGTCGCGTACGCCCTCGCGGGCTCCATGAAGGTGGACATCACCAAGGACGCGCTCGGCGTCGACCAGGACGGCAAGCCGGTCTACCTCGAGGACATCTGGCCGACCGAGGCCGAGGTCAACGACGTCGTCGCGAACTCCATCGGCGAGGACATGTTCAACAAGTCCTACGCCGACGTCTTCGCGGGCGACGCCCAGTGGCAGGCGCTGCCCATCCCGGAGGGCAACACCTTCGAGTGGGACGCGCAGTCGACCTACGTGCGCAAGCCCCCGTACTTCGAGGGCATGACGATGGAGACCACCCCGGTCTCGGACATCGACGGCGCCCGCGTCCTCGCCAAGCTCGGCGACTCGGTCACCACCGACCACATCTCGCCCGCCGGTGCCATCAAGGCCGACACCCCGGCCGGCAAGTACCTCACCGAGCACGGCATCGAGCGGCGTGACTTCAACTCCTACGGCTCGCGCCGGGGCAACCACGAGGTCATGATCCGCGGCACCTTCGCCAACATCCGCCTGCGCAACCAGGTGGCGCCGGGCACCGAGGGCGGCTTCACCCGCGACTTCACGCAGGCCGACGCCCCCGTCTCCTTCATCTACGACGCCTCGCGCAACTACATCGAGCAGGGCATCCCGCTGGTCATCCTGGCCGGCAAGGAGTACGGCTCCGGCTCGTCCCGCGACTGGGCCGCCAAGGGCACCGCGCTCCTCGGCGTCAAGGCCGTCATCGCCGAGTCCTACGAGCGCATCCACCGCTCGAACCTCATCGGCATGGGCGTCATCCCGCTCCAGTACCCGGCGGGCCAGACCGCCGAGTCCCTCGGTCTGACCGGCGAGGAGTCCTTCTCCGTCGCCGGCATCACCGAGCTGAACGACGGCACCACCCCGAGCACGGTCAAGGTCACCACCGACACCGGCGTGGAGTTCGACGCGGTCGTCCGCATCGACACCCCCGGCGAGGCCGACTACTACCGCAACGGCGGCATCCTGCAGTACGTGCTGCGCAACCTGATCCGCAACTAGCGGCTCCGGTACGGCAGTTGAGGGCCGCATCCCCGGTGACGGGGGTGCGGCCCTCCGCCGTTGTGCTACAGCCAGCCGCGCTGCGCCGCCCGCAGGCCGAGCTGGAAGCGGCTCGCCGCCCCGAGCCGTTCCTGGAGGTCGCTCACCCGCCTCCGCAGCGTGCGCAGGCTGACTCCCAGATGGCGGGCGACCGCCTCGTCCTTCAGCCCGGCCGCCAGCAGCCGCGTCAACGCCTGCTCGTCCTCGGAGAGTTCGCCGTTCCCCCCGGGCCGGCCGAGCGGGGTCGCCTGCTGCCAGGCCAGCTCGAAGAGCTTCTGCAGGGCCTCGGTCACCGCCGAGTGCCATACGACGACGGCGCAGTAGCCGCCCGCCGCCGACGAGGTCAGCGGGAGCAGGGCCCGGCGTCCGTCGACCACCAGCAGTTTGAGCGGCACGGACGGCAACACCCGGGCCTGCTCGCCGAGTTCGACCATGTTCCAGGCACGGGACAGGGCGTTCGGATCCTCCAGGGCGGTCGCCGCGTAGATGCCGCGCGAGACGATCCCGCGCTTGAGCAGATCGGCCTGGAGGTCCACCTGCGGTGCGGGCGGGGCGAGATAGGGCGGGGTGTCGAAGAGACACACCTCGTGCTCGGCGCGGGCGTACATCTCCTCCAAGCGGGCCGCGATGGCGCCTTCGCCGGAGGCGACCTCGATCAGCCGGGACGGCTCCTCGCGCAGCAGGCCCGCCTCGTACGCGGTGGCCATCTCCTCGGCGGTGGCGGCGACCAGTTCGGACTCCGTCTCGCGCCGCCGGATCAGCGCACGGATCGCCACCCGCGGGTCGACCGCCCGTAACCCGCCCATGGAGTCCGGCGGTTGGAGCAGTCCCAGCGTGAGCAGCCGGTTGCAGGCCTCGCGCAGCTCGGCCGGGGTCGCCCCGCTCAGCAGCGACCAGCCGACCGCGCCGGCGTCGGGCTGATGGAGAATCGACCGGTACACCAGCTCGTCGAAGTTGGAGACCCCCACCGCGGCCCAAGGGCTCGCGGCAGGGGTCTGTCGTGCGGGATCCTGCGCCGTGTTCACCATGGCTCGCCACGGTAGAACTTGATTGTTAAGAATCCTTACCGTGGCTCGGTCTGCCCGATCATTTCAGGCTCACTTCAGGCCGAACGCCCGCAGTACGGTCTGGTCGATCCCGTTGCCGTCGCGGTCGGTGGCCCGCACGCGCAGCGACACCGACGTGGCGCCCTTCGCGGGCCTGAACCGTGCCTCCCCCTTCGTGACACCCACCGCTTTCCAGGACGCGCCGTCGTCGTAGGAGACCCACGCCTTCAGACTGCTCGCCCGGACGCTCCCCGACGGGTTCGCGACCGGCAGCCCGACCGTCAACTCCCGCTTGCCGTCGGCCCGGTTGAGGAGGTCGAGGCCCTTCGGTGCGATGCCGACGGTGAGCAGCGGCAGTGCCGTCGCGGAGTCGGTGTGCGCCGAGGCGAAGGTCCACTCGGTGTGCGTGCTCGTGGAGTACGCGGCCCAGGCCGCCTTGCGCTGTACGTCCAGATCGAAGCGGTACGAGGACGTGGCCGCCGGGACGTCGAAGACGCCGTACCCGCCGCGCGTCGGGTCGCCGACGAGCTGCCCGTCCGCGTAGAGACTGCCCTGCGCGGTGGCGTCGACGCCGTCGACAAGTCCGTAGTGGCCCGGCGTGGAGTCGCTCAACTCCGGTACGGAGAAGGTGAGTTCGTCGCCGTCGCGCACGGAGAGGCCGTACTCCTCGCTGCTGCCCGGCCGGACGGCCTGGCGCAGCCAGTCCTCGGTGGGCTCGGTGGCCGCCTCGGTGAAGGTCCGCAGCGGGCTCCACTCGCCCCGGTACGCCTTCCAGTTCGGATAGACGACATGCCAGGTGCGGGTGTCCGGGTCGACGTAGTAGTACTCGTCGCGTTCCGTGCCCAACTGCGTGTACACGCTGTTCTCGATGCCGAAGAGCTGCCAGGGGCGGAAGGTGTACAGGGTGTCCGCGCCCATCTCGCCGGCCGTGCCACCGTAGTAACGGGCCTTCCGCTTAACGGTGTTGGACTTGTCCAGGCGGTAGGTCTGGTTCGCGGTGATGGCGCCGCTCTGCGCGGCGAGCAGGTTGTAGACGTACGGGCTGACCGGTGTGCCGCTCAGCTTCAGCGTGACCTTCTTGCCGGTCTTCAGCAGGGCGGCCAGTCCGGCGCCCTGCTCGCCGGTGGCGATCATCAGCGGGACGGTGGTCGCCCGGTCCACGGCCTCGATCCAGAAACCGGGTGTCTTGCGGTAGGCGATGAGGTAACCCGCCCCGGCCTTGGTCGCGTTGTCCAGAGCGCTCTGCGCCCGCTCGGTGGCGCCGAGCCCGACCACCGCCACCTTGCCCTTGACGTCGAGCCCCGCGAAGTCGGCCTCGGTACCGCCGCCCGCGTCCACCGCCTGGACGGTGTGGTCACCGCTGATCTTCAACGGGAAGTCGTTGTACGTCTGGGAGTAGTAGAGCGAGGACAGCGGGGTCTTCTCCGGGCCGGTGACGCTCGCCGTCAACTCCTTGGCGTACAGCCGGAACTTGGCGGAGAATTCCAGGGTGCCCACGGTCACCTGCGGGGTCGGCGCCACATAGACGTGGTCGGTCCACCAGCCCTGGCTGTAGGTGAGGCCCCAGGCGCTGCCCGGCCCCTCCCGGTGCCAGTTGGTGCTGAAGCCCCTGAACTCGGAGTCCTCCTTCGTCTTCGGCTTGATCTCCACCGCCTTGCGGGCGTCGAGGACGACCGCGGTGTCGCCGTCGACCTTGATCTCGGGGTTGCCGACCACCGACGTGCCCACGGCCAGGCCGCTCCCGTCCTGGTCCGGGATCCAGGTCGCGATGGAGTAGGTGCCGGCCGGCACCTGCCAGGTCCAGCCGGTGCCGAGGAAGCCGTAGTCGTCGGGATAGGCGCCGTTCAGCTCCTGGAGCGTGTAGAGCGACGCCCCGGTGGACGGGTTGCCCTCGCGGTCCACGATCGAGACCTTGAGGTCGTAGGTCTTCGGCGCCTTCTCGAAGCCGACGCCCGTGGTGACCTGGACGCCGCCGTCGGCGGTCGCCGTGACATGGCCCGTGTACCGGCCCTGGGATTCCTTCGCCGGGTCGACGCCGACGGAGACGGTGGCGGTGCCCCGCGCGGGCACGGTCAGGGTGTCCGCGCCCAGTGCGAGGTCGGCGAGCGACGACGAGAGCGTCAACTCCACCGCGTTGTCGGTGGTGTTGGTGTACGTGATGTCCTTGCTGGCGACACCGTTGTCACCGTCCTCGAACCTGCCGAAGCTCAGCGTCGAGGTCGCGAAGACATCCTGCTCCACGGCCCGTACGGCATCGACCCGGCCGTCGCCCTGCTCGAACACGGAGTCGTCGGTGTTCGTCTTC from Streptomyces sp. NBC_01478 includes the following:
- a CDS encoding response regulator transcription factor — protein: MVNTAQDPARQTPAASPWAAVGVSNFDELVYRSILHQPDAGAVGWSLLSGATPAELREACNRLLTLGLLQPPDSMGGLRAVDPRVAIRALIRRRETESELVAATAEEMATAYEAGLLREEPSRLIEVASGEGAIAARLEEMYARAEHEVCLFDTPPYLAPPAPQVDLQADLLKRGIVSRGIYAATALEDPNALSRAWNMVELGEQARVLPSVPLKLLVVDGRRALLPLTSSAAGGYCAVVVWHSAVTEALQKLFELAWQQATPLGRPGGNGELSEDEQALTRLLAAGLKDEAVARHLGVSLRTLRRRVSDLQERLGAASRFQLGLRAAQRGWL
- a CDS encoding S8 family serine peptidase → MRRLHALWAVAGTAGLLAGAIAPATAAAGSTVPTHLTGPSTTPPQTVTLITGDTVTLTAGPDGRNAVDVRRGKGREAATFLSSEKNGEISVLPADAVPLIKAGRLDPALFNVTQLVKQGYTDAKTGSTPVIATYSKGTETPEGTRRTLALPGIDGAALSAKKSTAFWSDIAPALGTEPTAKAAKQLGDGIDKLWLDAKVQASLDVSVPQIGAPEVWKAGYDGTGVEVAVLDTGVDTGHPDLAGKIAGSESFVPDETIQDGFGHGTHVASTIVGSGAASGGRYKGVAPGAKLLVGKVLDDTGHGQASWIIAGMEWAANSGAKIVSMSLGGTAYGPSDVLSETVDQLSASTGTLFVIAAGNAGPGEQTLGTPGIADSALTVGAVDKSDKLASFSSRGPRPGDFAVKPEITAPGVNITAARAAGTTMGTPVDDNYTTASGTSMATPHVAGAAALVVQAHPDWTGEQIKEALASTAKTNTDDSVFEQGDGRVDAVRAVEQDVFATSTLSFGRFEDGDNGVASKDITYTNTTDNAVELTLSSSLADLALGADTLTVPARGTATVSVGVDPAKESQGRYTGHVTATADGGVQVTTGVGFEKAPKTYDLKVSIVDREGNPSTGASLYTLQELNGAYPDDYGFLGTGWTWQVPAGTYSIATWIPDQDGSGLAVGTSVVGNPEIKVDGDTAVVLDARKAVEIKPKTKEDSEFRGFSTNWHREGPGSAWGLTYSQGWWTDHVYVAPTPQVTVGTLEFSAKFRLYAKELTASVTGPEKTPLSSLYYSQTYNDFPLKISGDHTVQAVDAGGGTEADFAGLDVKGKVAVVGLGATERAQSALDNATKAGAGYLIAYRKTPGFWIEAVDRATTVPLMIATGEQGAGLAALLKTGKKVTLKLSGTPVSPYVYNLLAAQSGAITANQTYRLDKSNTVKRKARYYGGTAGEMGADTLYTFRPWQLFGIENSVYTQLGTERDEYYYVDPDTRTWHVVYPNWKAYRGEWSPLRTFTEAATEPTEDWLRQAVRPGSSEEYGLSVRDGDELTFSVPELSDSTPGHYGLVDGVDATAQGSLYADGQLVGDPTRGGYGVFDVPAATSSYRFDLDVQRKAAWAAYSTSTHTEWTFASAHTDSATALPLLTVGIAPKGLDLLNRADGKRELTVGLPVANPSGSVRASSLKAWVSYDDGASWKAVGVTKGEARFRPAKGATSVSLRVRATDRDGNGIDQTVLRAFGLK
- the acnA gene encoding aconitate hydratase AcnA, whose amino-acid sequence is MSANSFDARSTLQVGDESYEIFRLDKVEGSARLPYSLKVLLENLLRTEDGANITADHIRALGTWDSQAQPSQEIQFTPARVIMQDFTGVPCVVDLATMREAVKELGGDPAKINPLAPAELVIDHSVIADKFGTHEAFAQNVELEYGRNRERYQFLRWGQTAFDEFKVVPPGTGIVHQVNIEHLARTVMVRGGQAYPDTLVGTDSHTTMVNGLGVLGWGVGGIEAEAAMLGQPVSMLIPRVVGFKLTGELTPGTTATDLVLTITEMLRKHGVVGKFVEFYGEGVAATSLANRATIGNMSPEFGSTAAIFPIDDETLKYLRLTGRDEQQVALVESYAKEQGLWLDPAAEPDFSEKLELDLSTVVPSIAGPKRPQDRIVLANASEQFKSDVRNYVADDDEAGKESFPASDSPAASNGVPSNPVTVTAPDGSTYELDHGAVTVAAITSCTNTSNPYVMVAAALVAKKAVEKGLTRKPWVKTTLAPGSKVVTDYFDKAGLTPYLDKVGFNLVGYGCTTCIGNSGPLPEEVSKAVNDHDLAVTSVLSGNRNFEGRINPDVKMNYLASPPLVVAYALAGSMKVDITKDALGVDQDGKPVYLEDIWPTEAEVNDVVANSIGEDMFNKSYADVFAGDAQWQALPIPEGNTFEWDAQSTYVRKPPYFEGMTMETTPVSDIDGARVLAKLGDSVTTDHISPAGAIKADTPAGKYLTEHGIERRDFNSYGSRRGNHEVMIRGTFANIRLRNQVAPGTEGGFTRDFTQADAPVSFIYDASRNYIEQGIPLVILAGKEYGSGSSRDWAAKGTALLGVKAVIAESYERIHRSNLIGMGVIPLQYPAGQTAESLGLTGEESFSVAGITELNDGTTPSTVKVTTDTGVEFDAVVRIDTPGEADYYRNGGILQYVLRNLIRN